The DNA window TAGCATACACTTGTGCCATGGTCATCATGCATCTCTTAGGTTAATGTTTCACGATATGACCCCCCTTGTCTGTAGAAATCATGAGGCTATCCTCACAACAGCAAGGTGAGGCAAGTAGATTGAGTTGAGAGATGAATTACTATAGATCATCCACTGAATTTTATAGCTGAGTGGGGCCCAGTTTATTATAGATTGCACTTTGCTGCATATACAGCTatactgtgtttttattttattttgtcctttttaaaaggcagctgaaAGATATAAAACACAGTAAACCTCCTGATCCATAGGCAACTCATATAGTAACCATAACAGCAAGGTTCCCTGTAAGGTGTGCACCCTTGCAACTTCGCCTCTCtccatgcagctttcctcctctgcacagcGATTGTTTTCAATCTGTTTGGTTCACAGTGAAaccctggcgggggggggggggggctgggttgcGCACGAGGTGCGAAATTCCATTAATCGCTTGTATTTACGGGCTCACTCCCTCGATTAAAGCACTGATCTGATTGCAAACTGATTGCCTTGCCCAGCTGTCAGAGAGTATGTTGATAACAGTAATTTGAATGTCAGCTATTGGAGAGAAAGtaattccaatacagtggtgccccgcttaatgctTACCCTGCttgacaacgaatccgcttcacaatgaagtttttgtgatggcaaaacgatgtttgaatggggttttttttgctttatgatggattcttcacattacaatgatcaaaaacagctgatcattgggtttaaaaatggccgccgggtgtacaaaatggctccttgctgtgtttaggaagggttttttgcaagacaggagcagaaaatggccaccctatggaagatctttgctggacagtgagttattcagcccattgaacagattttcaatgcatttcaatgggattttttatttcacttgacatGGATATCGCTTAAccgcaattttgctggaacggattatctttgtcaagcgaggcaccactgtactaggatttTTCTGAGGATATCAACATTATAATATTTTGcaataaaatgttatttcttaAATGAAGTATGTTTATTGGGATATTTacattctttttattaaaaatatttttaaagtagtaTGTCTGTAAAATATCACCATATGCCTTTAGAGTTGAGCAAATGCTTTCTCAAAATCTCACTCAGTACTCATGCAGATCCTCTTTGTAGCTTGCTCTGGACCATCGATATCTGTGCTTTCAGTATCCTCAAGACTGAtcttatttttcatctgctcatCTGGTTCCATGtcagaatgttttgtttttttcaagtgTCCTAGTTCAATACGCCCTCTATGCACAAAGTGACTGATGCGAGACTCCAAACTTTCACACTTGGGACGTTCCATTAATCGCTTGTATTTACGGGCTCTCACTCCCTCGATTAAAGCACTGATCTGATTGCAAACTGGAGGTGTTATATCTCTCCAAGGAATTGTTGTGGAGTTCCCTGAACCTGTAAACAATAAATAATCACTGTCAGAAAAATGTCTAATTATACACAGTCTGTTGAAATTGCTCTTAAGACTCAAATAGACAATATTAGAAGGCCCTCCTGGAGCCATGGTCTTTAACATACTTTTAGAATTCTACAAATTTGCTTTTTCTACCTGTATCTGTAGGTATCTCGGCAACATCTAGCCCCTTTAACATGCAGTACAGCATATGACATTTAATAGCATGGGTGGTCCAAAGTTGCTGTAGATGCGTAACATTAAACTCCTGCACTTGGCGATCATAGATCCACTGGATGTTTTCAAACTCACAGTCGTACAGAACCAAAGGAAATTCCACTGCCATGCTGCGGGGGACAAGGGGAGAGAAAATTAGATGTTAATAAGCACTTCATCTGGATCCATGTAACTTCATCTGATAGGGAACTGAATATAGAAATAGGCATCCACAAGTTAAGCCCTTGTTGAATTTGGCACTTCATGTGTAATTGATGTGGATCCAGGTGCACATCTGTTATATCTAGGATATGTCAGTATTGGTGTAAATCAAGAGTCTGGGaatctttggctctccagatgtgggCTACAACCTCCTAGGACCTGGACCATCGGCTAAACTTGTTGGGGCTCCTGAGTTTGGATCACAAAATCAAGGTTGCAGATCTCTTACCCCTGACATTGGTGTTTCTGTGTGCAACACCTACTGGTCTCATACTGCCCCTAGCTTGCCTGAAGTTCACAATGAATTTGAGCTATATTATTTTAAGGTTATTTACTCATGCACAAACACAAGTATGGTGAACAGAAATGTAGGTTTGGTGATGCAATAGCTATGCAACATTCAAtctctgtattttcttctttAGTTTGATTCTACTGGGTGCATTAAAAGAGTtctcaaagataaaataaaactcCATGCAAAGGAGCCTATCCTATGTCTATCCTTGCCCTAGGACCTGGCTTGATGCAGTTTTAATGTGACATTGGAGAAGCTCCCTGTGACATAAGAGATGCCTATTTCCATGAGTAAAAAGCTACATAAATCACTTTTACATGTTGTTTAGCAAAGGTAGTGCTGAGTACTAGAGCAGTCTAAGATGAGCATGAGCTTTTATAGCAAGTCGTGATATTACAATGTTTATTAGTGTTTAATGGTTGGAGCTTATAGCTCAGCAGTGCAACATATCCTTTACATACTGAAGGTCCCAAGTGTGATAGTGATAATCAGTGGTTAAAACAGGTTTCCAGTAGAAAGGCTGGAGAAAACCTGAGGTTTCTGCAGCTAATACCAGTCAGTATAAAACAGCTTTATGTGTGTTTGTTCTACTGCAACAGACTAAGATACCTGTCTGGAGATATTTAAATTTTATGAAATTTTTGCTCAAGTCCTACCTGTACTGTGGTTTTCTAGGGTTATTCTCAATATCCAGCAGCTCGTCAATAATTCCTGGCTTTTCCAACCTTTGTCCAATCAGGAAGAGAATGGCCATCATGCAACGAACCTGGTGATAGAGGAAGGCCTGGCCCGTCACTTGAAACTGGTACATTTGGAACGGGGTTTGTTGCTCGGTTTCCTCGTCTCTATCCACAAGCTGCACCTCTGCAGTAAGAATTGTCCTATGAAAATTGGTCACCCCGTTGGCTACATCCATCTTGCATAGGTTGCGAAAATCATGAACTCCCACAAACTTCTGAGCTGCAACATTCATGAGAGCTACATCGAGATTAGCACgaggaaaaaaatagcaatagGTCCTCTTCAGGCAACTAAATCTAGCACTGAAACTGGGCTCTACTGCAGCCCAAGCCAGTACCCTTATATCAGGAGGCAGGACCTGATTCAACATGTGGGTGTAGCGGATTTCTTCTGATGTATTAGTTGCTTTGACATTTGTAGACTCTCCAAGTTTATTTCCTTTAAAGTTTGAGCGGAGATCCAAGGAAATAACCTGAAATAATGGGGGAAAATTATATTCTGGAGGTAGATATAAAAAGCACAATGATGATTCAGATGGGCTAAATCCAAATGCTAATCTCAACGAGACCTATTTAATCAACTGAACTTACAGAAGTGTGGGACTTGTTCAGTGCACCAATTCTGGTTGGGACTGCCAACTAGATTTAGTCCTCTGTTTCTAAACAAATTCCAGCTCAAAATTATTTAAATGAGATCTCTTTGTAGTATTTATCCATTTGCACCTGAACTGATTTTGAGGTAGACCTAGCCTGAAAACCTCCTTAATTTCCTTGATATCTTAATCTTTGAATCTACCAAGAAAGTCAGTTGTGTTACCAGTTACATGCCACTTCCTAAAATATCCACTATTGCTAGAAAACCTCTATGATCTTTACTACTAGCTTCCCAAacgcttttttttttgcaactgaacaaaaacattttattataattccaatttatttcagtttttggaTGAGAGTAAGCTATGATTATTCCTTTCATTAAAAGTAACAATGATTAATTTAAAAGCCAACTTTTTCAAATTACAGGGGACAGTGATAGAATAAAATCCATAAACCCCTTACGGTGGAGGTTGTCAACGaccggtccgcggcccattgccAGTCCCTGGCTTGAGCCCGACCAGGCCACCAAGACAGACctcgccccgccccgcccccactccccttcccacagctgctttgcgcgtgCGTGCTGGCGCTGGCGTGAGTCCTCCCTCGCCCCTTCCTGCAAGCCCCTGCGGGCGCaaaacagctgtggggaggggaggttgtgcatggggggcagggagaggtcTGTCTTGGTGGCCCAGCCCAGCGGCGGTGACCAGGGTTGGCAagagccgggagggagagcaaggcccGGGTGCTCTCCTCCTGGCGGCGGCAATGGGAGTGGGGGTCTTGGCAAGAACCGCGAGGGAGAGCATGGTCCGGGTGCTCTCCTCCTGGCAGCAACGGGAGTGGGGGGTTGGCAAGAGccagataaaataaaaattaaaaaactcgGCGGCGTGCGGGTGTGCAGGCACTCCTGTGCATGCATGAAGCAGTGAGGGAATGTGCGCGCCTATGGCGCGCACACTCCCCAACCACTGCATACGTGCATCGAGGGCAAGCGTGAAGGGCCGCCGCACCTCCCTCAGAGACTCCCCCGGTCCACACTAGTAAAAATGTTGGGGAACACTGCCTTAAGGAAACCCCCAACTCCCAATTATCCCTCATGGGATTGGGGGATCTCCTCTAATCCCCAGTTTTCCTACTGCAGTTGGAAAGTGATAAAACTCACCTGTCCAAAGGCACTGACTCCTTTGTCAGTGCGTCCACAGCGGTGATAATTGGAAGTCTGTCTGTTTTCTATCAGTCGAGTTTTGTCAAGAGCCTCAAAGAGCTTGTCTTCTATAGTATTGCTGGTGTTCTCCTGGCTGGCAAACCCTTGGTATCCCCAGCCTAGATAGGCTATTTTTAGTGCAACGTGTCTCCGGCCATAAGCACTAAAATCAAATGGCCGCTGCTGGCGTTTTTTAGTCTTTGCTGATGTTGGGAGACTGGTAGAAGTGCTTGTCTTCTCCTTGTTGACCTTCAGCCTTTCTTCTAATCTTTGCACAGTCTCTTCCAGCTCCTGGATCCTCTCTAGTAGTTGCTTAGTTTCCTTTCTATCTTCATCCATTGCGACAATCCCTATGGTGTGGAAGCACAGACAGGGACACAATGCTAGAACGGTAGACTTCCACGTGGGCCTCCTCTTAGACTTCCTCTATAGCCCAAGTGGCAATGCAAGAGGTAGTCACCTCTTAGCAGGAAGGTAAACTGGCATCTATTGAGTTAATTGACAGAGGAGGGATGGAATTGAAAGTAGATTTCTTTTTACCCATAGCTAGAGCATAGACTTGTTCTATTCCATGAGTCAACTCACTTGCtgtggaaataaaacatttccaactcTATTCCACTTGAAGGTCTCAAGGCTTCCACAGAATCTCATTCATCACTGGATGCCAAGGAAtttacaggggggggggggggggagtggaatcTTTAAATCCCAAAAATTGCAGCCCACCTAGATGGCTTTACTTTGCAACATTGATTTTTGGAAATTCAAGAAATTCCTCATGGAATTTCTGTATAGGGCTTCCCTATAATGAAATGGACTTCATGGGAGCAGGGGTAGGAGGTGTAGTCcagaatgttttatttctttaaaaaaaattgtggctgATGACATTGTCAGTCTTATGTCATgtaacctcgtggcgcagtggttaactgctgtactgcagctaaaactgctcacgacctgggattcaatcccaggtaggcggctcaaggttgactcagctttctatccttccaaggtcggtaaaataattactcagcttgcttgggggggcaatgtgtagccggcataattaacttctaaaccacccagagagtgcttgaagcactatgggaaacCCCCAACTCCCCAATCATCCCTCATGGGATTGGGGATCTCCTCTAATCCCCCGTTTTCTTATTGCAGTTGGAAAGTGATAAAACTCACCT is part of the Pogona vitticeps strain Pit_001003342236 chromosome 8, PviZW2.1, whole genome shotgun sequence genome and encodes:
- the PUS3 gene encoding tRNA pseudouridine(38/39) synthase, translating into MDEDRKETKQLLERIQELEETVQRLEERLKVNKEKTSTSTSLPTSAKTKKRQQRPFDFSAYGRRHVALKIAYLGWGYQGFASQENTSNTIEDKLFEALDKTRLIENRQTSNYHRCGRTDKGVSAFGQVISLDLRSNFKGNKLGESTNVKATNTSEEIRYTHMLNQVLPPDIRVLAWAAVEPSFSARFSCLKRTYCYFFPRANLDVALMNVAAQKFVGVHDFRNLCKMDVANGVTNFHRTILTAEVQLVDRDEETEQQTPFQMYQFQVTGQAFLYHQVRCMMAILFLIGQRLEKPGIIDELLDIENNPRKPQYSMAVEFPLVLYDCEFENIQWIYDRQVQEFNVTHLQQLWTTHAIKCHMLYCMLKGLDVAEIPTDTGSGNSTTIPWRDITPPVCNQISALIEGVRARKYKRLMERPKCESLESRISHFVHRGRIELGHLKKTKHSDMEPDEQMKNKISLEDTESTDIDGPEQATKRICMSTE